A genome region from Sceloporus undulatus isolate JIND9_A2432 ecotype Alabama chromosome 1, SceUnd_v1.1, whole genome shotgun sequence includes the following:
- the LOC121918922 gene encoding uncharacterized protein LOC121918922 isoform X2: MESVISLCSWIGSSQANKTKIPRSASKTSLGSVISLRSWAELSAGDAPSGSWSSGKAASLSLQEDAQILQPYQDRVRSRHLHQKPYSYPHVNFDLHLKEQKRQPARATLWSSSMTRLVPGAAPSLQHIRPSKGRPSHLQRHGQRVGFLDYKQQELLEWHIYRKHQAKVTPPSRWASSTGTRPKSAVASGQHRGRLGPQQSLQKSHSYPHRGFYGTQKLLEWNIDEKYREKHATSAHRVSNREGRNQLDITHVPYWNEVELHSSHRKPHPYSHIDVHLHQKELQKQWEGPMLQSDSMRRLIPATPSLHPAIRGKGSHPHVQSHRSRISFLSYKEQELLEWNVHKKWQQKDSVPLQQSYSSEAKKAGMARGYQPHWIGIELQHPSQKPCSYSYIDSSLCEKELRRQHKRPTPQFHPLSKGIPTSASLQPTIKSKGGSSPAHFQGHGDRLSFLGYKEQEQLACQIYEKHGQKEATPSHRTSSSKAQSPADVAQSWQSHRGRVRPQKVHQKPHSYPHVGLSKDQVFYDWDVHKKNNVQKNKGPSRRASSTGRAGTTRQFDSMARVIPVAPSLHGKGKGSLAHLQEHGNRTGVLGGKECELLAYNVHKKSRERSVTPLHQTSSREGGTPMLQSDLTTSPSFHPAGKGRDSPAHFQGSHRETRAQSFADIPSGEILQWISKQRPKAASPKDKLLAPSLPFSIMESVDKEQAMRDLHMCLAQGLETGRGRPYVEYPVCLQCGRCTPFCPHPRSRHSPSLLVYPRLSVRKGKVHMSLGFLLKIKRHEADRWGLGSGVDVSKMRLGREHHSRRDRSKAITADTGAERAQHQQRGEHRKGRETAHQHRGPEKSRSPIRQDSAEGVYLKNRDQDVPPGVRRVSFSAADRLSPKSSKSAIKPSKLSNHPHSNPQRSKPAPKEARPHKAKSHKKHSTILGRLLSYMKKTWTKLGERKGKKPPSKQGSVASSQKPHFSGRQTDGEVLLNRKSSSSKQGHSHDHRSVSLQLPEDDVSPPAKSRESHHQTKSPSSKRSKQLSRKPSMMQLRS, translated from the coding sequence CTTCTGGAAAAGCAGCCTCCCTCTCCCTTCAAGAGGATGCTCAAATATTGCAACCATACCAGGACAGGGTGAGGTCCAGGCATCTTCACCAGAAGCCCTACTCCTATCCCCATGTCAACTTTGACCTACATCTGAAGGAGCAGAAAAGGCAGCCAGCAAGAGCCACACTCTGGTCTAGTTCCATGACCAGGTTGGTCCCTGGTGCTGCTCCCTCCTTGCAGCACATCAGGCCGAGCAAAGGAAGGCCTAGCCACCTGCAGAGACACGGTCAGAGGGTTGGTTTTCTGGACTATAAGCAACAGGAGCTGCTGGAATGGCACATCTACAGGAAGCATCAAGCAAAGGTTACACCCCCATCACGCTGGGCCTCCAGCACAGGAACCAGGCCAAAGTCTGCTGTTGCCAGTGGCCAGCACCGGGGCAGGTTGGGGCCTCAACAATCTCTCCAGAAGTCTCACTCCTATCCCCATAGGGGATTTTATGGGACTCAAAAGTTGTTGGAGTGGAACATTGATGAGAAATATCGAGAGAAGCATGCAACCTCAGCACATCGggtctctaacagagaaggtagGAACCAGCTTGACATCACTCATGTTCCATACTGGAATGAGGTGGAGCTCCACTCCTCTCATCGAAAGCCACATCCCTATTCCCACATTGATGTTCATCTGCACCAGAAAGAGCTACAGAAGCAATGGGAAGGGCCCATGCTCCAGTCTGACTCCATGCGCAGGCTGATCCCTGCCACGCCTTCCTTGCACCCTGCCATCAGAGGCAAAGGCAGCCACCCCCATGTTCAGAGCCATAGAAGCAGGATCAGTTTCCTCAGCTACAAAGAACAGGAGCTGCTGGAGTGGAACGTCCATAAGAAATGGCAGCAGAAGGACTCAGTACCATTGCAACAGTCCTATAGCTCTGAAGCCAAGAAGGCTGGTATGGCTCGTGGATATCAACCACACTGGATTGGGATAGAGCTCCAACATCCATCCCAAAAGCCCTGCTCCTATTCCTATATTGACTCCAGTTTATGTGAGAAGGAGCTGCGCAGACAACACAAGAGACCCACACCTCAGTTTCATCCCTTGTCCAAAGGGATCCCCACTTCTGCCTCTTTGCAACCAACCATCAAAAGCAAAGGCGGCAGCAGCCCAGCTCATTTTCAGGGACATGGGGACAGACTCAGTTTTCTGGGCTACAAGGAGCAGGAGCAGTTGGCTTGCCAAATCTACGAGAAACATGGGCAGAAGGAGGCAACACCATCCCACCGGACCTCCAGCTCCAAAGCTCAAAGCCCAGCTGATGTTGCTCAGAGTTGGCAGTCACACCGGGGCAGAGTGAGGCCCCAAAAGGTTCATCAGAAACCCCACTCTTATCCTCACGTGGGACTCTCTAAAGACCAGGTGTTTTATGACTGGGATGTCCACAAGAAGAATAATGTGCAAAAGAATAAAGGACCATCACGCCGGGCCTCCAGCACTGGTAGGGCAGGAACCACACGGCAGTTCGATTCCATGGCCAGAGTGATCCCTGTTGCTCCTTCCTTGCatggtaaaggtaaaggcagCCTTGCTCACCTTCAAGAACATGGTAATAGGACTGGTGTTTTGGGCGGCAAGGAGTGTGAATTACTTGCCTACAATGTTCACAAGAAATCCCGAGAGAGGTCTGTGACCCCATTGCACCAGACCTCTAGCAGAGAAGGGGGCACACCTATGCTCCAGTCTGACCTCACaacttctccttccttccaccctgCTGGCAAAGGCAGAGACAGCCCTGCCCATTTCCAGGGCTCTCACAGAGAAACTAGGGCCCAGAGCTTTGCTGATATCCCTTCAGGTGAGATACTGCAGTGGATAAGCAAGCAACGTCCCAAAGCTGCTAGCCCCAAGGACAAGCTTCTAGCCCCTTCCTTGCCTTTCAGCATCATGGAGTCGGTCGACAAGGAGCAGGCCATGCGGGACCTGCACATGTGCCTGGCTCAGGGGCTTGAGACGGGGCGTGGACGGCCCTATGTTGAGTACCCTGTCTGTCTGCAATGTGGCCGCTGCACCCCATTTTGTCCACACCCTCGTTCACGGCACAGCCCATCCCTTCTGGTCTATCCCCGACTGAGTGTGCGCAAAGGCAAGGTCCACATGAGCctgggcttcctcctgaagaTCAAGAGGCATGAGGCTGACAGATGGGGCCTGGGGTCTGGTGTGGATGTCTCCAAGATGAGGCTGGGCAGGGAACATCACTCCAGGCGAGATAGGAGTAAAGCAATCACAGCGgatacaggagcagagagagcaCAGCACCAACAGAGAGGAGAGCACAGAAAGGGTCGGGAAACAGCACACCAGCATCGGGGCCCAGAGAAATCACGTTCCCCGATTCGGCAGGACTCTGCAGAGGGGGTTTACCTGAAGAATAGagatcaggatgttcctcctggCGTCCGGAGGGTCAGCTTTTCAGCTGCCGATCGGCTGTCCCCAAAATCATCAAAGTCAGCCATAAAGCCATCAAAGCTGTCTAACCACCCACACTCTAACCCCCAAAGAAGCAAGCCAGCTCCCAAAGAAGCAAGGCCACACAAGGCCAAGTCCCACAAGAAGCACTCCACCATTTTGGGACGGCTGCTTTCATATATGAAGAAAACATGGACTAAGCTaggggagagaaaagggaagaagccACCCAGCAAGCAGGGCTCTGTGGCTTCTTCACAGAAACCGCACTTCTCCGGCCGCCAAACTGATGGAGAAGTTTTGCTCAACCGGAAGTCTTCCTCTTCCAAGCAGGGACATTCACATGATCACCGAAGCGTTTCCCTGCAGCTCCCAGAGGATGATGTTTCTCCACCTGCCAAGTCAAGGGAGAGTCACCATCAAACAAAGTCACCGTCTTCTAAAAGGTCAAAGCAACTTTCTAGGAAACCTTCCATGATGCAGTTAAGGTCTTGA